A segment of the Corynebacterium resistens DSM 45100 genome:
CTCGCGACCGTCGGCGCCGAGTTCTTCCAGCTTCTTCGCCAACTCTGGCATCGTCGCACGCACACCCAAATCGAATGCTGTGCACGAGTACACACCACCGAGCAGTGGTGATACAAGACGATCAACCACAACCCGACCAAAGCGTGCCTCAACAAGTTGTCCCACGGACGTGTCTTGCCCTGGCGCCCAACTCATAGGCTGTCCGTGTTTTTCTTCGTCTACGCGACGAGCCGCATCTTCACCAACGATGTGGGCAATGGAGGCACCATCGCGTGGGATGCCCATAAGAGTCGTGCGCGGGATATCCACCAAGTGGCCCTCCACGAATAGCCCGCTTGGAAGGCCAGAAGGCTCCTCCAACTGATCCGCTAGCCCCACCTCAGAGATCAATTCCGTAAAGTCGCTGCGCATTGACAAGAAGGCTTCTGCACCCATGTCAACTGGCCCACCAAGGAAGTCCACTGTCTTGAGTTTGCCGCCCAGCCGGTCATAGGCTTCGCACAGGAAAATTCGGGCACTGCTTCCGAGCTGCTGACGCAAACGCCACGCGGCGCTTACTCCAGCGATACCACCACCCACCACGGCAATACGCAGACCACGTAGCTTCTCTAACTCCTGGGCGGAAAGTGAGATGCCCGAACGAATGTCCAGTGGGGCACCAGGGGCGAATCCGCCTAAGGCTTGTGGGGAACTCATTGGTTGTGAACCTCCTCAAATGCTCGGGTGATGGCATCGGGATCTGTGGACGGCAAGACACCGTGCCCCAGATTGAAGATATGTCCTCGGGCGAGTCCACGGTCGATGGCATTGTCAGCTTCCGCACAAATACGGGAAACGTGCCGCTTAATCGCATCCGAGCCTGCGAAAAGCACTGCCGGGTCAAGGTTGCCCTGCAAAGCCTTGGTCTGATCGCCCTGCTGCAGCTCCAAACGAGAATCCGCTAAAGCTGCATTCACGCGTTCTGCTGCTACATCCATCGGCACACGCCAGTCCACGCCTAAAACATCCGGACCCGCGACAGCTAAATCCCCGAGCAGCTCGCCTGTGCCCACACCGAAGTGGATCATGGGCACACCATAAGGGCGTACCGTGTCGAAGATCTGCTTTGAATACGGCTGCACAAACTCGCGATAGTCGCGGGCTGTAAGGTAACCGGCCCAAGAGTCGAACAGTTGAATCGCGTCCACCCCAGCTTCCAATTGCATTTGCAGGAAACGAATGATCGTCGGCGTTAGAGCGCGCATCAGTTCGTGCCATGTTTCCGGCTCGGAATACATCAGAGCCTTCGTGGTCTCATGGTTTTTTGATGGTCCCCCTTCCACCAAATACGAAGCCAGCGTGAACGGTGCACCGGCAAAACCAATCAGCACTTGGTCGTCACGCAGTTCTTCCAAAATATAAGAAATACCTTGCGCGATCGGCTCCATCTGCTCGCGATGTACTTCTGGCAACGCAGCGATCTGCTCTGGGGTTCGCACAGCCTCCGCCATCACCGGCCCGCGCCCTGGAACGATATCGATTTCCACCCCAGCGGCCTTCAGCGGAACCACGATGTCCGAGAACAGAATGGCTGCGTCAGCATCGTGGCGTCGAACCGGTTGCATAGTGATTTCGGCCAGCAGTTCAGGCATGAAGCAGGAGTCCAACATCGCGATGCCCTCGCGAACCTGGCGATACTCCGGCAGAGAACGGCCGGCCTGACGCATCATCCACACGGGACGGCGAGTTGGCTTTTCACCCCTAGCAGCAGCTAAAAGCGGTGCATCCGGATTGGCGCGCCGGCGCGAAGCGGCCAAGTCAAACTGAGGTTCAAAAGCCTTTTTAGTCATAGCTTCCATTATGCCAGCCAATCAGTAGGGATTCGAAAGCCCATTCTCGGGGATCCATAACACCTTCACGCACCAATCCCACGATGTTCCATCCCACAGCCTCAGCAACGGTGTGGGCACTTTCAAAGGCATCAACGATCTCCGTGTCCGTCATCCTCTTAACCGCCTCCCGCAGCTGACAAGCGGTAGCAAACGCGCGGCGAAACGCCGTCTCATCACCAGCAGCCCGCGTCTGCCTGTGCCGGAACATAGCTAACGCTTCGGCGCGCCTAACCAACTCCTCAAACCTTCAACGCTAGGTTTAGACATCGTGAGCCAAGACACTGAGATTCCCCAGTACTTCCACGAAGCCGTCCGCTCCATGACGGAAGCGGAGGTACGTAGTGGCATTCAGATCACCGAGATCCGCCCACCACGCAACTTGGCGCCATTGAGCCACGCGGTCGGGTTAGAGGTTTTACACACGGATGAGAATTCAGGCGAAACTACCATCGCCGCTGACTCCAGTGGCCATGATGCTTTCGGTCGACTTATCCTCCTTCACGACCCCTCCTCGGAAGAACACTGGCGCGACCCAATTTCTGATCAGCATTTACCCAAGATGCGAATGGTGGCGTACATCCAAGCGGATATGGACGCTTCAGTGGCATCTGACCCGCTACTGCCCGACGTGGCATGGGATTGGCTCACCGAACAACTCGATGGCCCCGACTGCACCTTCACTGATCTCGGCGGAACCGTGACGTCCACCGCATCAGTTCGCTACGGCGAAATTGGTGGCCCGCCGCGCGCATTCCAATTGGAGATGAGAGCTTCGTGGACCGCTCATGGAGCCGAACTTTCGGCACACGTCACCGCTTTCTCCCATGTTCTTGCCAATGTGGCAGGCATGCCACCTGAAGGAGTGGCCGCCCCACGTTTCGGGGGCAATCAGTCACGGCAGGCGATGCAGCGCTAACCTAGATTCGGTTTGCTAGCCCCCTCCCGCTTCTCCCCTTCTTTCCGAATCTCACATGAAAAGAATCTCCCGCCCAGCTAGTGGCATACCCACTGTGCGGCGCACCCCTGCCGAACTCGATGTGGCGTTGAATGCACTGCGAGAAGGCTCCGGGCCGATCGCCATCGATACTGAACGCGCAGCAATGTACCGCTTTGATGATCGCGCCTACCTCATTCAGCTACGTCGGGAAGGCGCGGGAACCTTCATCGTCGACCCGACAGGGCACCCTGCCAAACTCCGCGAATGGCAGGATGCCCTACTAGCGGAAACTCCTTGGCTTCTCCATGCTGCTCATACCGATTTGCCCGCGCTGCTCGCTCTCGGTTGGCAGCCGTCGGTGCTTTTGGATACCCAGATCGCCGCGAGGTTACTTGGGTGCCATCGCCTAGGGCTTTCGCTGCTGCTCGAGGAGTTCCTCTCCATCTCCATACCCAAAGACAAAGGTAACGCGGACTGGTCGCAAAGGCCCCTCCCCAACTCGATGCTTGCTTACGCCGCTTTGGATGTCGAATATCTGGTACCGATGCACGACATGATGATTAAGGAGCTGGCTGAGCTCAATCGGTTGGACTGGTACCGCCAAGAGTGCGAACACGATCGTCTGCGCGCTACCCCCTTGGCTGCCCCACAATGGACGGACATGAAGGGTGCCAGCTTCCTCCGTCCGGGCACCCGCGCCGCAATCGTGGCGGAAGCCCTCTTCGAAACACGAACGAAGATCGCCCGCTCTGCCGATATCCCTCCAGAGCGCCTGCTTTCTTCCAAAACGATCATGTCGCTCGCTCCCCAACGTTTTTCGGCAGCCAAGCGTGATCTCACCGCGGAGTTTGATCGCCTCGTCCGCGGCCCCGGCGCCGATCGCGTTAACCCACACCGCCACAACATCACTTTGCTTTCTTTGCTCGACGCCCTTTCGCGC
Coding sequences within it:
- a CDS encoding ribonuclease D is translated as MKRISRPASGIPTVRRTPAELDVALNALREGSGPIAIDTERAAMYRFDDRAYLIQLRREGAGTFIVDPTGHPAKLREWQDALLAETPWLLHAAHTDLPALLALGWQPSVLLDTQIAARLLGCHRLGLSLLLEEFLSISIPKDKGNADWSQRPLPNSMLAYAALDVEYLVPMHDMMIKELAELNRLDWYRQECEHDRLRATPLAAPQWTDMKGASFLRPGTRAAIVAEALFETRTKIARSADIPPERLLSSKTIMSLAPQRFSAAKRDLTAEFDRLVRGPGADRVNPHRHNITLLSLLDALSRAHNEPTTAITTQKTKNAIDKDGELFGSIRPDAKTWEEDYPQAWVALEILRESNQELSESLGISADAIMVARQMKFVAWEFTQRLNAPEFDPGDVDAVEELLGNLLQHAGLRPWQVELVLNDATPYLLDEVVDGATYEESS
- a CDS encoding DUF3000 domain-containing protein, whose translation is MSQDTEIPQYFHEAVRSMTEAEVRSGIQITEIRPPRNLAPLSHAVGLEVLHTDENSGETTIAADSSGHDAFGRLILLHDPSSEEHWRDPISDQHLPKMRMVAYIQADMDASVASDPLLPDVAWDWLTEQLDGPDCTFTDLGGTVTSTASVRYGEIGGPPRAFQLEMRASWTAHGAELSAHVTAFSHVLANVAGMPPEGVAAPRFGGNQSRQAMQR
- the hemE gene encoding uroporphyrinogen decarboxylase, yielding MEAMTKKAFEPQFDLAASRRRANPDAPLLAAARGEKPTRRPVWMMRQAGRSLPEYRQVREGIAMLDSCFMPELLAEITMQPVRRHDADAAILFSDIVVPLKAAGVEIDIVPGRGPVMAEAVRTPEQIAALPEVHREQMEPIAQGISYILEELRDDQVLIGFAGAPFTLASYLVEGGPSKNHETTKALMYSEPETWHELMRALTPTIIRFLQMQLEAGVDAIQLFDSWAGYLTARDYREFVQPYSKQIFDTVRPYGVPMIHFGVGTGELLGDLAVAGPDVLGVDWRVPMDVAAERVNAALADSRLELQQGDQTKALQGNLDPAVLFAGSDAIKRHVSRICAEADNAIDRGLARGHIFNLGHGVLPSTDPDAITRAFEEVHNQ